A window of Bacteroidota bacterium contains these coding sequences:
- a CDS encoding T9SS type A sorting domain-containing protein: protein MSQNINKRKISCRMIYVALPILLFFATIANAQYCPPTQVGACFGYQIEDFSIAGTTLTNLGTGCAALTGTAYTFYPATGNTTANLEIGQTYQVLLKCSYMANVSVWIDYDHNYTFDANEWTLLDDTTIVNFPSMASITIPAPALTGNTRMRIRSNFFLDPNGPLNACSSFDGETEDYTVNLIQGSGCSGVPVAGAVSNLNGPLCAVTTINLKLTGCPYAPSYSYQWESSPDNINWSLLSGANYIAYNGKQTNDTYYRCVVKCGAFSDTTAALLVPTINFVYCFCSSAANVQTGGDIGNVNFLTLNNGVGTPAVNNMNSAKKYTDFTGLSPITVTQGISNPMTITQITSGSVTTPSYIDVYIDHNHNAIFDSDEHYAFGNTTNANNILSRNVVIPYTSLTGITKMRIVLIEIVNGTQSSCGTYFKGETEDYLINVLQGSACISPPQAGTAYAVNAVLCTGDTAQVSMYGFSNGVGQSYQWQSSTDNLNWMNISGTNDTMYSALIAGPVYYHCVLTCGGISSVSTSMLVQNNSVCSYCTNNLGGDGCFISSNIDRVKILNTPFNNNSVNTCNLVGASPYNVYTAYPLTVSTTATLLRTQSYTIEVSVVQNGLPISAWIDYNQDGQFSNSEYISIDTMTSFNYSSVVFTVPAGIPIGTTRMRVRSGRPPSPPFFSPNYACTFFNVGETEDFFVSIDFPTKLPSGYEGTQLNIWPNPASKELKISLPNSAVRNTQIKLLNLAGQTIFEEQIIQNSNLKESVIDVSHIIKGIYFLQVILQGEIINRKIIIE, encoded by the coding sequence ATGAGCCAAAATATAAACAAAAGAAAAATCTCCTGCAGGATGATTTATGTTGCATTACCAATTTTGCTTTTCTTTGCAACTATAGCAAATGCACAGTATTGCCCTCCAACCCAGGTTGGTGCTTGCTTTGGCTATCAAATTGAAGATTTTTCAATTGCCGGTACAACACTCACTAATTTAGGAACTGGATGTGCTGCACTCACGGGAACTGCTTATACTTTTTATCCGGCCACAGGCAACACTACAGCCAACTTGGAGATTGGACAGACTTATCAAGTGCTTTTGAAATGCTCTTATATGGCCAATGTATCCGTTTGGATTGATTATGATCATAACTACACATTCGATGCGAACGAATGGACACTATTGGACGACACCACAATTGTGAACTTTCCCTCAATGGCCTCGATTACTATTCCAGCTCCAGCATTGACAGGCAATACACGTATGAGAATTAGAAGTAACTTTTTCTTGGATCCTAATGGGCCCTTGAATGCTTGCTCATCCTTTGATGGTGAAACGGAAGATTATACTGTTAACTTAATTCAGGGCTCCGGGTGCAGTGGAGTTCCGGTTGCAGGAGCAGTTTCAAATTTGAATGGACCGCTTTGTGCAGTGACAACTATCAATCTTAAACTCACAGGTTGCCCTTATGCACCCAGCTATAGCTACCAATGGGAATCTTCTCCCGATAATATCAACTGGTCTCTTTTGAGTGGTGCCAATTACATTGCCTATAATGGCAAACAAACAAACGATACTTACTATCGCTGCGTGGTAAAGTGTGGGGCATTTAGTGATACAACCGCTGCTTTGCTTGTTCCAACGATTAACTTTGTGTATTGTTTCTGTAGTTCCGCAGCTAACGTTCAAACAGGCGGAGATATAGGCAATGTAAATTTTTTAACATTAAACAATGGAGTAGGGACACCTGCTGTAAACAATATGAATTCAGCAAAGAAATATACCGATTTTACAGGCTTGTCTCCAATCACCGTAACACAGGGGATAAGTAATCCGATGACCATTACCCAAATAACAAGTGGTTCAGTTACGACCCCTAGTTATATAGATGTTTATATTGACCATAATCACAATGCTATATTTGATTCCGATGAGCATTATGCATTTGGCAATACTACCAACGCAAATAATATATTGAGTAGGAATGTTGTGATTCCCTACACATCACTAACCGGTATTACAAAAATGCGTATTGTATTAATCGAAATAGTAAATGGAACTCAGTCGTCTTGTGGTACTTATTTCAAAGGTGAAACAGAAGATTACCTCATCAACGTTCTTCAGGGTTCTGCTTGTATATCTCCTCCGCAAGCAGGAACCGCATATGCAGTTAATGCCGTTTTATGCACAGGTGATACGGCACAAGTTTCAATGTATGGATTTTCGAATGGTGTGGGGCAATCCTATCAATGGCAATCTTCTACCGATAATTTGAATTGGATGAATATCAGTGGTACAAATGACACTATGTATTCCGCGCTAATTGCAGGCCCTGTTTATTATCACTGTGTCTTAACTTGTGGTGGAATCTCTTCAGTTTCAACAAGCATGCTAGTTCAGAATAATTCAGTATGCAGTTATTGCACTAACAATCTTGGTGGCGATGGATGTTTTATAAGCTCTAATATTGATAGGGTAAAGATATTGAATACTCCTTTTAATAATAATTCTGTTAATACATGCAATTTAGTCGGAGCTTCACCATACAATGTCTATACTGCCTACCCTTTAACAGTATCTACAACTGCAACTTTATTAAGGACGCAAAGCTACACCATTGAAGTCTCTGTTGTACAAAATGGTTTGCCAATTTCGGCGTGGATAGATTATAATCAGGATGGCCAGTTTTCGAATTCCGAATACATTTCAATTGACACAATGACTTCATTCAATTACAGTTCTGTAGTTTTTACAGTACCCGCAGGAATACCAATCGGAACCACACGAATGAGAGTAAGGTCAGGCCGTCCTCCATCTCCCCCATTTTTTTCGCCCAACTATGCTTGCACATTTTTCAACGTAGGTGAAACCGAAGATTTTTTTGTAAGTATTGATTTTCCTACAAAATTACCTTCAGGTTATGAAGGGACTCAATTGAACATTTGGCCTAATCCTGCTTCAAAAGAACTAAAGATTTCGCTTCCAAATTCTGCA
- a CDS encoding T9SS type A sorting domain-containing protein has product MKKQIQLLVLLVTFQTIVLKAQSLMGLNFDGNDDKATIQFNSPINAITIEGIFDCTSSQSYSLEQTIFQEGDSIHGIRIFLNANNGWLRACIDGNMTTCFANYDFRGSGCQSFALTYNNTTKQSRFFLSGTYTNGDYLVSSSPFNNSGKIILGSGEMSTKFKGNLKSFRRWNRILTDIEIASNYQGFTNLTQTNLIGNWSCEDGAGQTFLDLSGSGNSGVLGSTNQIEGSDPSWAAGCSANFYSNSSNGLQFDGTDDEVVIKADNFNIGDFTIEIIISNTVSQSYNFRQFFYTEGSVQDGVTMFVDIDGRIRGSVDGNYINLMSGFDARSAGCINLTLTYNATAKYARYYINGVYQNGEYFQANCSPINTSGKIFLGSSETGSQLFKGNLKEIRRWTRVLTDNEVIANYNNNIVNPVQSNLEGYWRCDNQNGQVFGDLSGHGHYAIRGISPQVEMSDPSFSTSACNICSSQSVVTINSSSTLILCPSSTITLTASGGSTYRWYKDYTLLQGSTSNQLDISTAGIYFVSGLSSCGTKISNIVTVVNSPQYPQPLSIVASGSTILCNGSSVTLIAPSLANMNYQWYLGTSTITGATSNSILAVQPGNYSVKMDNQCSARVQSNSIPITVNPLPDATLNISGTIDYCSNFLPVQIYPTSYGSNFKYQWYKNGIIISGEINRVYTASTAGSYTVKVTSLSLPYCGEQTSLVAAKINVTQTPSAPQSISYPGFINNFYGGWGACGTIDFNCTPVTNATDYIWYVVLHGSSSSGGATIISKSGTGAKISFPTNVAANTKYDVIVYAKNANCTSTTGTVIFINAGPTVYSTVVGPNPKCQNKNEIYTIGQSNSANPNANPLTGVSYVSWSVSGGNSQILSYSGTKNESAKIYSTTPFLITATLSGCGTSIASRNISSKTKCRTTDDTNDEILESAIEEEISIYPNPFNKNLNIEFISQSDQIALISLFDLSGRKIISQESVLKTGTNNIKIIADDLVDGIYFLEIHIGNRVKRLKLVSNEF; this is encoded by the coding sequence ATGAAAAAGCAAATACAACTTCTGGTGCTTTTAGTTACTTTTCAAACTATCGTTCTAAAAGCTCAATCATTAATGGGATTAAATTTTGACGGGAATGATGATAAAGCAACCATTCAGTTTAATAGTCCAATTAACGCCATTACCATAGAAGGAATTTTTGATTGCACTTCTAGCCAATCTTATTCACTAGAACAAACTATTTTTCAAGAAGGTGATTCTATACATGGAATTCGAATTTTTTTGAACGCAAATAATGGTTGGCTAAGAGCTTGCATTGATGGAAACATGACAACATGTTTTGCAAACTACGACTTTAGAGGTTCGGGTTGTCAGAGTTTTGCTTTAACATATAATAATACAACAAAACAATCAAGGTTCTTTTTATCTGGAACCTATACAAATGGGGACTATCTAGTTTCCTCATCGCCTTTCAATAATTCTGGTAAAATCATATTAGGAAGTGGCGAGATGAGCACCAAATTTAAAGGCAATTTGAAATCATTTAGGCGTTGGAATCGAATATTAACTGACATTGAAATAGCATCCAATTATCAAGGCTTTACTAACTTAACTCAGACTAATCTAATTGGAAATTGGAGTTGCGAAGATGGAGCTGGTCAGACCTTTTTAGATTTATCGGGCTCTGGAAATAGTGGTGTATTAGGGAGCACTAACCAAATTGAAGGATCAGACCCATCTTGGGCTGCAGGTTGCTCGGCTAATTTTTATTCTAATTCAAGTAATGGTTTGCAATTTGATGGAACAGATGACGAAGTTGTAATTAAAGCAGATAACTTTAACATTGGCGATTTTACTATTGAGATTATAATAAGCAACACTGTATCACAATCATATAATTTCAGGCAGTTTTTTTATACTGAAGGATCTGTTCAAGATGGTGTTACAATGTTCGTTGATATCGATGGCAGGATTAGAGGATCAGTCGATGGAAATTATATAAATTTAATGTCAGGATTTGATGCACGTTCTGCTGGATGTATTAACTTAACGCTAACATACAATGCAACTGCAAAATATGCGCGATATTACATAAACGGTGTCTATCAAAACGGTGAATATTTCCAAGCTAATTGTTCTCCTATTAACACAAGCGGTAAAATTTTTCTCGGAAGTAGTGAAACTGGATCGCAATTATTCAAAGGAAATCTTAAGGAGATTCGAAGATGGACGCGAGTATTAACAGACAATGAAGTCATTGCAAATTATAACAATAATATAGTTAACCCAGTTCAAAGTAATCTAGAGGGGTATTGGCGTTGTGACAATCAAAATGGGCAGGTGTTTGGAGATTTATCAGGGCATGGCCATTATGCCATTCGAGGGATTTCGCCCCAAGTAGAGATGAGCGATCCATCATTTTCAACATCGGCCTGCAATATATGTTCTTCGCAATCAGTAGTTACAATTAATTCTTCTTCCACTTTAATTTTGTGCCCTAGTTCTACTATAACACTCACTGCATCTGGTGGTTCAACCTATCGTTGGTATAAGGATTATACGCTGCTTCAAGGTTCTACGAGCAATCAATTAGATATTAGTACAGCTGGAATTTATTTTGTTTCTGGATTATCATCATGTGGAACAAAAATATCTAACATTGTGACTGTTGTAAATTCTCCTCAATACCCTCAACCATTAAGTATAGTTGCTAGTGGTTCAACCATACTTTGCAATGGAAGTTCTGTTACATTAATCGCACCTTCATTGGCTAACATGAATTATCAATGGTATTTAGGGACCTCAACTATAACAGGGGCAACTTCTAATTCAATTTTAGCTGTTCAACCTGGAAATTATTCAGTAAAAATGGACAACCAATGCAGTGCGAGAGTTCAAAGTAACAGTATTCCGATAACAGTTAATCCTCTGCCTGATGCAACGCTTAATATTTCAGGAACAATTGACTATTGTTCAAACTTTCTTCCTGTTCAAATATATCCAACGTCATACGGATCAAATTTCAAGTATCAATGGTATAAAAATGGAATCATCATTTCTGGTGAGATAAATAGAGTATACACCGCATCTACAGCCGGTTCTTATACAGTTAAGGTCACGAGTCTTTCATTGCCTTATTGTGGCGAACAAACTAGTCTTGTTGCTGCTAAAATTAATGTAACTCAAACGCCAAGTGCTCCACAAAGTATAAGTTACCCTGGGTTTATCAACAACTTTTATGGGGGGTGGGGTGCTTGTGGAACCATAGATTTTAATTGCACCCCAGTTACTAACGCTACTGATTACATTTGGTACGTAGTTCTACATGGAAGCTCTTCGAGTGGAGGAGCTACTATTATTTCCAAATCAGGTACTGGAGCTAAAATAAGTTTCCCTACTAATGTTGCTGCAAATACAAAGTATGACGTTATTGTTTATGCTAAAAATGCTAATTGTACTTCAACAACAGGTACTGTCATTTTTATAAACGCTGGTCCAACAGTTTATTCAACTGTTGTCGGACCTAATCCAAAATGTCAAAATAAAAATGAAATCTATACAATTGGCCAAAGTAATAGTGCCAATCCGAATGCTAATCCTTTGACTGGTGTTAGCTATGTTTCATGGAGTGTATCCGGCGGCAATTCTCAAATATTATCCTATTCCGGAACAAAAAATGAATCTGCTAAAATATATTCAACAACTCCATTTCTAATTACTGCAACATTGTCGGGTTGCGGCACATCGATAGCAAGTAGAAACATCAGTTCAAAAACTAAGTGTAGAACAACTGATGATACAAATGATGAGATTCTTGAGAGTGCAATAGAAGAGGAAATTTCAATATATCCAAACCCATTTAACAAGAACCTAAATATTGAATTTATAAGTCAGTCGGATCAAATTGCCTTAATTTCACTTTTTGACCTAAGTGGAAGAAAAATTATTTCACAGGAATCTGTATTAAAAACAGGCACAAACAACATCAAAATTATTGCAGATGATCTTGTCGATGGAATATATTTTTTAGAAATACATATTGGAAATAGGGTTAAACGCTTAAAATTAGTTTCCAATGAATTTTAA